ACTGCACTGCCCAGGATGCTGCCCGCAATCGAGCCGATGCCGCCCAGCACAATGACGAAGAAAGCCTTGGCGAGATACGAGACGCCCAGATGCGATTCCACCGAAACCATGGGCGCAACGAGCACACCAGCGAGTGAGGCAAGCGCCGCGCCGCCACAGAACGCAATGCGATTCAGGCGCCGGGTGTCGATGCCGGTGGCCTCGGCCATCGCCGGGTGCTGGATCACGGCACGCAACTGCATACCAAAGCGCGTGCGGGCGAAAAGCAGCCAGCACCCTGCCGTGACGATGAGCGCGACAGCGATCACGAAGATCCGGTAGGCTGGATAGTTCCCCCCGGGGACCGGAACCGCTGCGTCGAACGGCGCGTACACCAGCATCGGCTGCGTGCCGAAGATGAGTTCCAGTGCCTTCTGCAGGATCAGGCTGACCGCGTAGGTCGCGAGAAGGGTATCCAGTGGCCGGTCGTAGAGAAACCGGATGATGAAACGCTCGAGGCACCATCCGAGGAGTGCCCCGGTTAAGGGTGCCGCCAGCAATGCCACCCAAAACGCCTCCTTCCCGGCAACCGCCTGCACGACAGCCAGTGTGTAAGCGCCGATCGTGACCCACTCG
This window of the Caballeronia sp. SBC1 genome carries:
- the urtB gene encoding urea ABC transporter permease subunit UrtB — its product is MTTILNILGYVSILALVALGLAIVFGMMDIVNLAHAEWVTIGAYTLAVVQAVAGKEAFWVALLAAPLTGALLGWCLERFIIRFLYDRPLDTLLATYAVSLILQKALELIFGTQPMLVYAPFDAAVPVPGGNYPAYRIFVIAVALIVTAGCWLLFARTRFGMQLRAVIQHPAMAEATGIDTRRLNRIAFCGGAALASLAGVLVAPMVSVESHLGVSYLAKAFFVIVLGGIGSIAGSILGSAVIGTAETLLGYRVDPSLASAVVLVLSIVVIRFRPQGLIPGFSAAHHLLGKG